The stretch of DNA AAGTTAGCTTTGCCGCATTTTGCCAATTATACTCTTTTATAATTAAATTTCTTAAAAGGGGGCTATAGGCAGCTTCTACAGCTTGATCGATTGCCGCTCTAATTGATTCGGGGGAATCGGGTTGGCAATAATAAGCATAGTCTTTAAAATAATCTTTGGTATCACCTTTTGGGCTAATAACGACTTTGCACCCCAAATAAGCTGCTTCTAAAGAAACTAAGCCTGTTGTTTCAAACCAACTAGGAAGAATATGTACCTCTGCTGTTAAATAATGAGCAACCAATTCTTCTTGAGGAATTCTAGCAATGAATTCTACATTTTCACCTGCTGTTTTTTTGCATTCTTGATAGTAATTGTTGTGATTAGGCGCAGAGTCTCCAATGATTTTAAGCTGGTAATCTGATCCTTGAATTGCTTTAATTAAATTCAATTGGTTTTTCATTGGCTCAATTCTCGCTACACAAATTAATTGTTTTTTTTGTCGAATGGGCTTAGCTGTTGTCTTAAATTTATTGAGATCGACCCCATTGGGAATAACCGTAAAGGGACGTTCTACTTGGTAACTAGCCTGTAATCTAGCATTTTCACTTAATGAATTGGGCAAAAGACAAGCTGCATTTTTTAATATTTTTTGGATGCTTTTTTTTTGACCTAACCAAAGATAAGGGATATATGGAATTTTTTCATCTTTAAAAAGATGTTTGGCAATTGTTTTTAAATATTCAATCCCATCTGAACCAAACATTCTAGTCAAAAAACAGAAAAGTTTCTTTTGGTTCAAATGCCGATAGAAGCCATAATCTACAAAAATAGGAGATAAAATATAGGGTTTTGAACTGGCTCTAATGCTATCTAATATAACAGCAGGGCGTGTTATATTAAAATAATGAACCAAATCATACTCTTCGTACTGAGGCGTTAAAGAATCCGATAAAATGTCCACTTCTACGCCTAGTTGACGTAGATATTTAGCTGTAAATTGCATTTGAATGGTATCTCCACCTGGAATAGAAAAAATAGTGGGTCTACTTACAAATAATACCTTCATGATTTGAAATAATGTGCGCAATGAAATGAACTGAATTTTGGGTAGATCGCCATTACCCAAATGATGTATTCCATGCTGTTGAATAGATAACTTCCAGTAAATTGATAAATAAAAATGCCTAGAAAAAGAGACAATTGATAGATGTTATTGTAGACCTTGAATTTAAGGAACAAAAAGCATTGGAACAATAGTTTTAGTGCAAACCCAATTCCTCCATATACAACTAGGGTTTCTGCCATGCAATTGGGCAATCTCGCTACTTGTGGCGTTCCCGAAAATTGATAATAGTAGATTAAAATTTCACGACCTATGATCTTAAATTGTCCCAAGCCAATCCCAAAATACGGATTATTGACCTGAAGTACTTGCCATCCAATTTCAAAGGCTTCATAGGTTCGCCCTCGTCCTGAGGTGTCTGCTCCACTCAAAATATTATGAATTCTAAATAGGAGAGGATTGTCGGGAAAAAGAATAAACAACAAGAATAACCCTAGCCCAGCGATTAGGATCAGTCCACCTAATTTATTTCTAGTTGCCTTAAAACGTATAAAACGCAGGGCATGGATTAATAAAACTAAGCTAATGGAGAGTACCACAACCGCAATAACTCCCAAAGAAAAAGAAAGCGTCAAGCTTAAGGCAAGCGATAAAAACAATAGAACATTAGTCCGATCTAATTTTTTTAAAACCAACCAAAAATAATAAAAGAACAGCGGCAGAAGCATTAGTGAATAATGAGAAGCCTCTAGTTCAAATAATTTCAACCTAGGGATAACTTGATAACCTGCTGTAAAGGGCACTAAATACCAAAAAATACCAACAAATTGATTGCTAATAAGAGAGAGTAAGGCTAGTAAGGTAAATCCAAAGTTGAGTTGCGTCAATTTTTTGATGATGGCATCAACGTAGATGGATGATTTGTAATATTGGAAAAAGGTAGCAACGTATATAATTAGGCTGACCATGATCGTAGTAGAGATCATGAAATCTTTGATGACCACTCCTATACAAAGGTGAATTAGGGAATAAATTCCAAGCAAGATAAAGGGCAAACGAAGCTTGTTAAGCCCGTCTTTTTGGTGTAGGTAGTAAATAAAAAAAGGGGTCAATAAAATAGAATATTGCAGCCCAAAAGGGAGCAGTACTTTATTGAAAAAGAAAATCAAAACGATGATTCGAAACGATATTTTTAGTGCTGGATTTATTGTAGTAATAATTTAAAATTAGTAAGTGGATTGCGAATAAATACAAAATAAAGGCTAATAAGACAGAGGGCAAAGGCTAATAATTGCAAATACAATACATCAAAAAAGGCGGTTCCACTGCCCAAAAGGGAAGGGGTGAACAACAACAATAATTTTAATTGTCGTTGTTGCTTGGACGAATCAAATTGGATGACAATATTCAGATGGTACCAATACATACCTACAATAGTTGTTACTACTAAGCCAACTAACATGGCAATAGTGGTTTGGTAAAAGAAAAAACCTAGCAAAATACCCATCATATTTAATCCTGTAAATGAGAGCACCATTTTCAAACTAAATTTCTCATTCCCTGAAGCATTTAAAAAATAATTGGGGATGATCGTGAAAATAAAGAAAAATTCAAAGATAGAAAACCATCTCAAATAGTCTTTTATCTGCATATAATGTTCTGTTCCTAACCAAATTGTAAATAGAGGTTTGGAAAGTAGGCAGAATAGACAAAGTAGTACAATAGAAAGAACGGCGGTAATGTTTCTAGAGTTGATGTAAATATCAAAAATTAACTGCTTGTTGTTTTGATTTTTTGCAATTTGAGGAAAAATCCATGCTGTAATGGCTGCAAATGCCATGTGAATATGGTTGTAAATGGTAGACACAATAGCATAATAGGACAAAACACTTAGGCTAAAACCATAGGAAACCAACAAACGATCGCCTTGATAGGTCAAGATGATGGCAATGGATTGTAGCCAAATATAGAGCGAATAGTTGATCTCATGTTTAACCAATGATTTGGATAGTATAAACTGGTAGCGATAATTGGGAATGAATTGGTGTAAAATTCTATAGTTGATCAACAGGCCTAAACTAGCGGTGATGGCGGTAAAACAAAGAATGTAAATAATATTTTGAAAAAATATAGCAAGTGCAATATTACCAAGGACGGTTATTATTTTGATGGCAACACTAATGACCGTTACATACTTAAAGTTTTCATAAGCTCGATAGACATTGTATAGAATTTGTTCTGCTAATTTCGTGAATAAAATTACTGCCCCAATTAGAAGACAGAGTATCAGCCGTTTTTTGGTGGTGTTAGGATCGACAAACCAATCTAAATAATAGATAGAAAGAGACAGTAGGCTACAAAAAAATAACCCCACAAAAAAGATGACTACGGTGAGCGAAAGATTGGTATTTAGGGTATCGTAAATTTGCTGTTGTGCCTTGTTGCTAATGGAAGTGGAAACATGCTTATAGGTAGAATAGTTTAACCCCAAATTAAAGGCTTGCATGACAACAATAACGGTATTGACAAACATCCAAATCCCATACTCTTGTGCCCCTAGTTGTTCTAAAAAAATGGGAATTGATATAAATAAAATTAGGGGAGAAAGCAGGACTTCTATGATGTTCCAAATCGAATTTTGTAAGTTTTTGGAAGACTTTAATAACTTAAAATTCATGACTTGTTTGTTTGTACCAATAGAAGACAGTTGTTAAAGACAAGGATAGGAATAGATAAATAATACTATATTTTAGCGCTGCTTTGGTGAGCAGGCCAGCCCTAGCATGTTTAATGGCTTGAAACGGTTTTAGCAGACTAACGACCTCCTTTTGTATGAGTTGTTCTTCGAGCGTTGTTTTTAGATTTACCTTAGTATGATGCAAGTCTAATAAGGGAGCGATTTTTTCCATGTTTTCTTGGCTCAACGTTAACTTGACCGTATCTAAGAGTTGAACTTTTATAGAATCTAAAAACTGAATTTCATTGTTAACAAGCGCCAGTCTTTTTTTTAAATCTTGGTGCTTTTTTTGAACACTTTTGATAGAAAATGGGGAGGTAACCAAATAGTTGGTTATGGCTTTTTGAATAACAGGGAGGGATTCCTTATGCTTAATTGTTACCCAAATATAAAAAGGAACTTTTCGTTCTGTAAAATCTTCATGGAGTGGGCTGTTTACAATATTTTTCGCTTGAAAAGTTAAGATGGATTGGGCAGCAGGGAGAGGAATATCTAAGACGGTAGAGAGCGTTTGATATTCTTTATTCGAACAGAGTAATTCAATATCATACAATAAGTCTCCAAAAACTTTTTTGTGAAGAAAATTAAAGGTATAGCTTGTTTTTGCTGTATAATAAGTTTCGATTTTTGATAACTTATAATAAGACAAAACACCAACCATTACAAGAAGTAACAAGCTATATTTCCAGTAATATTGTAAGCCATTTTTGACCAATTTCAACCCGTCAAAATAAAACTTAATGGTATCTCTGATGAATAATTTAAGCGAAAAGTTATCACTAATGTTTTCCATGTCTTTTTTTGTTACAAAGCAGATCTTCTTCCATAAAATTTAAGAAGGAGAAATGGTGGTATAAAATGAAACAACTGTGTTGAATACATTAATGATTGGTTAACAAGTAAAGACAAGCTTGGAGCAATACCAAGCTATAATTATATAGGAGGATAATAACAAACCTAAACAACTGCTAGACCATTTTAGGTTATCCTAAAAGCAGGACAACCTGAAAGCAATCATTAAGAATTATTTCGTTTGTTTAACTCATCTCTAATTTTTGCTGCTTTTTCATAATCCTCAGATTCCAATGCATTCTGTAGTAATTTACTGAGTTCATCTACGGATTGTTCGTCCAACGTTTTTGTTTTAGGTTGACGATCTGTACGTCTATTTTTGGCACGTTGCACCTCTTTTTCGGTTTCTTCTTCAAGAATAATTCCTGCTTGTTCTAGAATAAACTCAAAGGTATAAATAGGACAACCAAAACGAACAGCTAGGGCTAAAGCATCTGATGTTCTAGAATCTACCTCTGTTTGTTTCCCATCTAGAATACAGATTAGATTAGCATAAAAAATGCCATCTACTAAGTTGTTAATGACAACTTCTTTTATTTCTATATTAAAGCCCGTCAAGGCATTTTTAAATAAATCATGTGTCATAGGGCGACTGGGGGCCATTCCTTCCATCGCAACTGCAATTGCCTGTGCTTCAAACTCGCCAATAACAATAGGTAGCCTTCTTGCTCCTTCTTGCTCTCCTAATACAATAGCATAATTTTGCGTTTGTGCTAAACTATGAGACAGAGCAACTATTTCCAGTTCTATTTTTTTCATTAAAAAGTGTTCTTTAGGGAAAAAAGTTAGTTTTTATAAATAATAAATTAACTTATAATACCCCATTTCTAAAGTTCAGATAAGTGCTTCGATATAATTTTTTGTATTCAATCAAAATTATTGGGGCATTATTTGATTGGTCTATAAATCAAGTAGATACCCTTTGTTTTGATGACCAATTGAAGCTTGGAATATCCAAAAAGTAATAATTTTTAGGGCAAAAAAAGCCTACAATTAACTTACTTTACTATTTTCAAGTGCAAAAAATACGGCTTTTTTTTCTAAGAAAAAATTATTAGCAATAAATAAAAGAAAGGGATCGGAGTTTTGTTGAGCGCACAAAAAAAAATCGTACCTTTCAAAGGTACGATTTGAACTTAGATTGTCTTGTTTTATTTGTTCGGGATATTTTAAGACAATTGTTTCATGGAGAAGTGTAGGTGTTAGTCCCATGGAGTTTTTAGGTGTTAGTTCCACGGAGTTTTTAGGTATTAGCTCATGAAAGTTTTGGTTATTAGTTTTATCTACTGTGTTTAGTGTTTAGGTTTTTAGTAATGGCTTTTTAAGACCATTCATGTTTTAGTTTGCGTTTACCTTATGTTGTTTGGTTTGTTGTTTAATGCAGTTGTAAATGGAAATGTTACCGTTTAATTTAAAATAAGAATACTTTTTTTTTGCTAAATTAATTTTGCTAAATATTTTTTATTTATAATATTTTGATTGGCAGAGAATTGTGTTTTATGTGGCGTTGAAAAAAAATAAAATAAAATGTTGAAAGTAGGAATAACAGGAGGAATAGGCAGTGGAAAATCAACCGTTTGCCGCTTATTTGAAAAGTTTGGAGTACCTGTTTATTATGCGGATGATCGTGCTAAATGGCTCATGAATTATCAAGAAGACCTAAAAACAAAAATCCAAAAGGAATTTGGTGTAGGAGTCTATGATGAGGACGGGCGTTTAAATAGAGAATATTTGGCAGGAATTGTTTTTAATAATAAAGCAAAATTAGAAACCTTAAATGCTATTGTCCATCCTGCGGTTTTTGACGATGGAAAAAATTGGCAAGAGGAGCAGGAGGCTTTGGGGGTAAATTATTCTCTAAAAGAGGCTGCTCTGTTGTTCGAAACTGGTTCTTATGCTTCACTGGATAAAATTATTGTTGTTACCGCCCCTGAAGATATGCGCATTAAGCGAGTAATGGAACGAGACAATACGACAGAAGAGGCGGTACGAGCGAGAATGAGCAAGCAAATGCCACAAGAAGAAAAAGTAAAAAAAGCAAATTATGTAATTGATAATACGGCATGGGAGAGTTTAAGGGCTCAGGTTTCTAAGATTCATGAAGATTTACTCTATTATGCCAAACGACCCAATCGATAAATTGTATCATTGCTCAAAATAGTTGGCATAACGATTAATGTTAATCTCAGCATCCAAGGCTTGATGGTCTTCTAAATAGGCAACAAATTCAGCAGCAAAAAAAGGACTTAAATAGGAGCCTTTTGCTCCCATCCCATTAAATAAATAGAGCATTGGAAATAAAGGGTGTTGACCAATAAAAGGACGGCGATCTCGAACGGTTGGACGGACAGCCGCAAGGTGTTGAACCACTTCAAAAGGGAGCTTAAGAATTCGTCGCAAACGTTCTTCTAGGCTTTTTTGAGCTTTGGGAAGTGGGGCAGTTGTTTTATAATCTCTATTGTAAGTGCTTCCAATCCAATAAAGGTCTTTTTCTAAATGAATGATAAAAACACCATGTTTAACGAGTTTGTTGGGTGCAGGATAGTTGGGGATTTTTACAATTAAAATATCGCCTTTGGCAGGAGCAAAGGGAAGGTAATTAAAATATGGGTTATGAATAGCTTGAAATCCTTCCGCAAAAATAATTCGTCGAGCAACAAGCCCTTTGTAGGCGACACAATTGTCTCTAATTTCCAATTGGCTATAATCAAATTGCTCTGTTAAATAGGTTTGTGTTTTTTCCAATTGTTGTTGATAAGCTAAGACCAATGCTTTAAGATGGACACGCCCCGCTTGCTGAAATTCTACCCCATTTTGCAATTCGGCTAAAAAATCAGTATAAAAACTAAGATCAAAAGTAGGAGCAATATAATTGGTCAGGTCTGGGTTGCCCGAACGAACTAACCAATCGTTTTCTGTTTTGATAGAACCAAATAACATGGCTACAGAACGAAGCGATAAAATAGGAATGTCTAGTTCTTGTTCTAATTCACGATAGGTTTGTATGGCAAATGGAATCAATTCATCTATTCGCCAGCTTTTAACAAAGTTACGCCCTGTTATGGGATTGATTAGGCCTGCTGCAACCATAGAGGAGGCTTGATGGTGTTTGTGGTCAATAACGACTAGCGTTTGTTGCTTTTTTTGCAAAAAATGAGCGACTAAGGTTCCTGCGATTCCTTGACCTACTATGATATAATCGTGCATATAGATGTACTAGTGAAAATGAAATTTGTAAAAATATTGGTTAAATTAGCAATTATCTTTAGAAAGCAGTAAAAGACGTATAAAATGATACAAGTAGTTTTCTTGTTGTTCGTGGTCATGACAAGTACTTATGCTCAAAAAAATCCGCATAAGAACATTACCATTGGAACATCTTATGAGCCCAATGAACCAACAATTGCCATTCACCCTAAAGATCCTAATATTTTGTTAGGAGGTTCCAATATTTTTAATCTTTATCGTTCTGAAGATGGGGGCAAATCTTGGGAGGAAAAAACGCTACGTTCTACTTATGGGGTTTGGGGAGATCCAGTTATTATAGCGGATACCGCTGGAAATTTTTACTTTTTTCATTTGTCTAATCCTGAAGACGGCAATTGGATTGATCGTATTGTTTGCCAAAAAACAGAGGACAATGGTAAAAGTTGGACCAATGGTTCTTATATGGGGCTAAATGGTACCAAGGCACAAGACAAACATTGGGCAGTCGTTGATCCTAGAACCAATTATATTTATGTAACGTGGACGCAATTTGACAAATATGGCAGTACGAACCCCAACGATAAAAGTTCTATTATGTTTTCTATGTCCAAAGATGAGGCAAAAACATGGACAACTGCCAAAAAAATTAATGAGGTGGATGGAGATTGTATAGATAGTGATAATACAACAGAGGGAGCCGTGCCTGCAATTGGCCCTAATGGTGAACTTTATGTGGCTTGGGCAGGTCCTCAAGGCTTGGTTTTTGATCGTTCTTTGGATGGTGGAAAAACTTGGTTGGACAAGGATGTCTTGGTTGATCCAATGCCTAGTGGTTGGGATTATGCTGTTCCTGGAATTTACCGCTGCAACGGGTTACCAATAACTGCTTGTGATATTAGTGGAGGGGCACACAATGGAACAGTTTATATTAATTGGACGGATCAACGGAATGGGGCAGACGACACAGATGTTTGGTTGGCTAAGTCTGAAGATCAAGGGAAAACGTGGTCAAAACCTATTCGGGTGAACAATGATAAGCCTGGTAATCAGCAATTTTTTACATGGATGACGGTTGACCAGACCACAGGTTATTTATACTTTGTTTTTTATGATCGTCGGGGACTTAAAGGAGAACAGACAAATGTGTACATGGCACGTTCTATCGATGGTGGTCAAACTTTTGTTAATTTTAAGATCAATGACAAACCATTTTATCCCAATAAGGGCATCTTTTTTGGCGATTACAACAACATTGCTGTACAAGGCGATGTCATTCGACCAATTTGGACACGTTTAGATGATATGCAGTTGAGTATCAAAACGGCTATTGTTGACATAACAGCAATCCCTGATAAAAACAGCCAAGTTGCTAATGTTACGACTCCAGAATTGGAAGATACCACAAAAACAGCTGTTTCACCATTAGATCCCAATACGTTATTTATTTCTTTCAAAATTCCTAAGAAAAGCAAATTGACCTTGCATCTTTATAATGAAAAGGGCAGACGATTAAAACCCATTTTTAGATGCAAAAGCTTTGAATTTGGTAAACACATCGAAAAATTGAACATTCCAGACCTAAAGCTTAAAAAAGGTAACTATACTTATCAATTAAAACACAAAAGAAAGATACTAAAAGAACGAAAGTTTGAAGTCTTATAAATTATAGAGCTATAGAACAATAAGTAGGTTGGATTGTTATGCTAATGTCTAATTAATAAAAAATATTCTTTGACAACAATTGTGTGATAATCGTTAGTAATAGAGAGGAAAGATAGTTTTCTATTCCACACAATTAGCTTCGCTGCTACTACGTGGTTACTGCGTAAGCCTACGGATGCCAAAGAACCATAAAAAATACTATGATTGATAAAAATACACCTGTATTAGTGACTGGAGGAAGTGGTTATATTGCTTCTTGGGTCGTCAAAAAATTACTCGAACAAGGTTATCTTGTTAATGCGACTGTTCGCAACAAATCAAAAATTGAAAAAGTTGACCATCTGCTAAAATTGCAAACGGAGTTTCCTCAACGATTAAAATTATATGAAGCCGACTTATTAAAAAAGGGCTCTTTTGAAAAAGCAATGGAAGGCTGTGAATTGGTCATTCATATGGCCTCTCCTTTTAAAATTAATGTAAAAGATGCTCAAAAGGAATTGGTCGATCCTGCTTTGGAGGGAACCCGCAATATTCTCAATCAGGTGAATGCTACGCCAAGTGTCAAACGGGTTGTATTAACGTCTAGTGTGGTCGCTATTTATGGTGATGCAGCAGATGCAGTTCTTACCAAAAATGGCATTTTTACAGAGGAATATTGGAATACCTCTAGTTCTTTAAAACATCAGCCTTATAGTTATTCAAAAACATTGGCGGAACAAGAAGCTTGGAAGTTACAAAAGGCACAACAGCGTTGGGATTTAGTCGTCATTAATCCTTCTTTTGTGATGGGACCTTCTCTGAGCAATAGAAAGGATGGAGAGAGTACGGATTTTATGATTCAAATGCTTTCAGGAAATTTCAAAACGGGAGTGCCTAATATGACTTTTGGCTTGGTGGATGTTCGAGATGTTGCAGAAGCCCATATTTTGGCGGGGACTAAAGCCTCGGCTTCGGGGCGTCATATCACTTGCAATCGTTCCCATACTATGTTGGAAATAGCGAAAATTCTTAAACAAGAATTTGGCACTAAATTTAAGTTGCCATCTAGTGAATTGCCTAAGTTTTTGCTCTATATCGTTGGTCCTTTAATGGGAGGTTTGTCTTGGAAGTTTATTAGTGGAAACGTTGGTTTTCCTTTAAATTTTGATAACAGTTATAGCCAAAAAGATCTAGGGCTTACGTACAGAAAGATTGCAGAAACCCTGAAAGATCATGCAGATCAATTGATAGAAAGTGGACACGTTAAGCTGACTTAAAAAATTAACGGAGTATTACTGAAAAATAATCAATACCATAAAAGAGGTTCATTTTCAGTGAATAAGGAAATCAGAACGGGCGTTCGTTGCAAGAAAAAAAAATAAAAAAAAATACAGCGTAGTATTGCATCTTTCAAAATCTTTATTTAAACTTGTAAAACAAAGACGGAATAAAAACAACATCATGACACTAATTAATAATACATTTTATAATAATAATTTTTACTTTTTTAACCAAAAAGGTAAGAGCTAATGAAGTGTATTATATCCTAATATATTTAAAGAGCTCGAACTTAAATTCGGGCTCTTTTTTTTTTGCTTATTTTTTAATACAACTTATTGTTCAATTCTCTTCTTAAACAACTTCGACATTAAAATCTAAAATAACAATGCAACTTTCCTATTCAATTTATAATAATAATAATTTTTTCTTTTACAGCAGGTTTATGCCGAGCTAATAGGGAAGATATACCTATAACTTTTTGAAGCTCGGATTTTATCCGAGCTTTTTTTTTGCCATCAACTATTTAAAATCGAATGAAACACAACTATTATCAGAACAGCAAAGCCTCTGCCATCAAAAAAGTAGCCATACAAGGTATAAGAGGAGCATTTCACGAAGAAGCTGCAAGGCAGTGGTTTGAATCGGAGGCGATTGAAATTGTTCCAACTTTGTTGTTTAAGGACATGGTTAAGGCGGTAGCAGCAAAAGAAATTGAGCATGCAGTAATTGCCATAGAAAACACCATTTCAGGAACCATCCACCAAAATCTTCGTCTATTGTCCAGTTATCCTGTAGAAATTTGCGGTGAAATTAGCTTGCGAATTAGGCAAAATTTGGGCGTGTTACCAGGCACAAGCCTAAAAGATCTAACAGAAGTGCGCTCGCATTATATGGCTATTAATCAGTGCCGAAGATATTTTAAGGAACATCCTCAAATCAAGTTGGTGGAGGATATTGATACTGCACTTAGTGCTAAAACCATTGCTCAACAACAATTAAAAACAGTTGGAGCGATAGGGAGTTTACAAGCAATGGATTTTTATGGTTTGGAAGTTATTGGAAGAAGTATAGAGACCGATAAACACAATTATACACGTTTTTTTGTATTGGCGCCTAAGTCCGAAAAAAGACCTACAGAGGGATATAACAAAGTGACGATTAGTGCTGTTTTGCCACATAAAGCAGGGAGCCTAAATCGGTTGTTGACCTTTTTCCAATTAGAGGCTATCAACCTTAGCAAGTTAGAATCTATCACCATTGTTGGGCAGCCGTATCGATATCGATTTATTATGGATTTGGAATTTGAGCGTGGTTACAATTTTGAAAATCAATTGGAACAACTACAAAAGCTCACTTGCAGTTATAAAATATTAGGATATTATAATAGTAACAATCAATAGATTATGAAAGTTGCATCAAGGGTTTTATCAATAGAAGCTTACTTTTTTGCTAAAAAATTAGCAGAAATAAAGGAATTAAAAACAAAGGGAAAACCAATTATCAATTTGGGGATTGGGAGCCCTGATTTAGAGCCACACCAAAAAGTACGTCAAGCACTTCAAGTAGCGACAGAAAAAAAAGGAAGTTATCAATACCAATCGTATCGAGGAATTGATGATCTGAGAATAGCGATCGCCAAGTGGTATCAAAAGATATACAAGGTTAAGTTGGATGAAAAGCATGAAGTCTTGCCTTTGATGGGATCTAAAGAAGGGATTAACTACATTTCTTTGGCTTATCTGGAAGCAGGGGATAAGGTATTGGTGCCCAATCCTGGATATCCAGCTTATGCTGCTGCTGCTAGGATAGCTGGGGCAAAGGCGGTTTATTATGATTTAAAAGCGGATAAAAACTGGTATCCTGATTTTGAGCAATTGGAGCAGTTGGTGGATGAAGATTGTAAGATGATTTGGGTCAATTATCCTAATATGCCAACGACCCAAGCGGCTTCTATGGACGTTTTTGAGCAGTTATTAAATTTTGCCAAAAAACACCAATTACTATTGTGTAATGACAATCCTTATAGTCTCATTTCATCTAGTTCTCCTAAGAGCTTGTTGAGTTTGCCAAATGCCAAAGACGTTGCGGTCGAACTTAATTCATTGAGCAAATCTCATAATATGGCAGGAGCTCGATTGGGGATGCTAGTAGGGCGACAAACGATTATAAGTGACATTTTTAAGGTCTATAGTAATTTTAGTTCAGGTATGTTTTTACCCATTCAAAAAGCAGCCATAGAGGCATTGGAATTGGATGCCTCTTGGTACAAAATGCTCAATAAATTTTATATGGAACGCAGGCAGCTAGCACAAGCTATTTTAGCGGATTTGGGTTGCCAGTATAACCCTAGGGGAGCGGGACTATTTGTTTGGGGCAAAATCCCTTCAGCATTTAGCGATTGCCATGAGCTCTCGGATCAGTTGCTTTATAAGGCCAATGTATTTGTTACACCAGGAAGCATTTTTGGTAGCAATGGCAGTCAGTATATCCGTATTTCTTTATGTGCTTCTTTAGAAGAATTAACAGAGGCAAAACAACGAATTAAACAACATCTTAACCTACCATTAGTTCGGTGAAAAACCTTATTAGGTTGATTTTTAGGCGTTTTTCGTAAAAATTTATAAATCAATCGAATAAAATGGTGCTTTTTTGATTTTTGTTAAAAAAATTATCGAACTATTACCTACAAAATACCAATTAAAATGAAAATTACAACTTGGAAAAAAAATGATCTAAATAAGCCAATGCTGATTGCAGGTCCTTGCAGTGCAGAAAGCCGAATGCAGGTATTAGAAACTGCAAAAAAATTAAAAGAACAAAATCTGGCTTATTTTAGAGCAGGAATCTGGAAGCCTCGAACTCGACCAGGAGCATTTGAAGGAGTAGGAACAATAGGCTTGAGTTGGTTACAAGAAGCTAAAAAATTATATCAATTGCCAATTTGTACAGAAGTTGCCAATGTAAAACATGTCTATGAAGCCCTAAAAGCAGGAATGGATATGTTGTGGATTGGAGCCAGAACAAGTACCAATCCTTTTGCGGTTCAGGAAATTGCAGAAGCGTTGAGAGGAGTAGATATTCCTATCATGGTAAAAAATCCAATCAATCCAGACTTAAAACT from Aureispira anguillae encodes:
- a CDS encoding prephenate dehydratase, which produces MKHNYYQNSKASAIKKVAIQGIRGAFHEEAARQWFESEAIEIVPTLLFKDMVKAVAAKEIEHAVIAIENTISGTIHQNLRLLSSYPVEICGEISLRIRQNLGVLPGTSLKDLTEVRSHYMAINQCRRYFKEHPQIKLVEDIDTALSAKTIAQQQLKTVGAIGSLQAMDFYGLEVIGRSIETDKHNYTRFFVLAPKSEKRPTEGYNKVTISAVLPHKAGSLNRLLTFFQLEAINLSKLESITIVGQPYRYRFIMDLEFERGYNFENQLEQLQKLTCSYKILGYYNSNNQ
- a CDS encoding NAD(P)/FAD-dependent oxidoreductase, which codes for MHDYIIVGQGIAGTLVAHFLQKKQQTLVVIDHKHHQASSMVAAGLINPITGRNFVKSWRIDELIPFAIQTYRELEQELDIPILSLRSVAMLFGSIKTENDWLVRSGNPDLTNYIAPTFDLSFYTDFLAELQNGVEFQQAGRVHLKALVLAYQQQLEKTQTYLTEQFDYSQLEIRDNCVAYKGLVARRIIFAEGFQAIHNPYFNYLPFAPAKGDILIVKIPNYPAPNKLVKHGVFIIHLEKDLYWIGSTYNRDYKTTAPLPKAQKSLEERLRRILKLPFEVVQHLAAVRPTVRDRRPFIGQHPLFPMLYLFNGMGAKGSYLSPFFAAEFVAYLEDHQALDAEININRYANYFEQ
- a CDS encoding pyridoxal phosphate-dependent aminotransferase; the encoded protein is MKVASRVLSIEAYFFAKKLAEIKELKTKGKPIINLGIGSPDLEPHQKVRQALQVATEKKGSYQYQSYRGIDDLRIAIAKWYQKIYKVKLDEKHEVLPLMGSKEGINYISLAYLEAGDKVLVPNPGYPAYAAAARIAGAKAVYYDLKADKNWYPDFEQLEQLVDEDCKMIWVNYPNMPTTQAASMDVFEQLLNFAKKHQLLLCNDNPYSLISSSSPKSLLSLPNAKDVAVELNSLSKSHNMAGARLGMLVGRQTIISDIFKVYSNFSSGMFLPIQKAAIEALELDASWYKMLNKFYMERRQLAQAILADLGCQYNPRGAGLFVWGKIPSAFSDCHELSDQLLYKANVFVTPGSIFGSNGSQYIRISLCASLEELTEAKQRIKQHLNLPLVR
- a CDS encoding SDR family oxidoreductase produces the protein MIDKNTPVLVTGGSGYIASWVVKKLLEQGYLVNATVRNKSKIEKVDHLLKLQTEFPQRLKLYEADLLKKGSFEKAMEGCELVIHMASPFKINVKDAQKELVDPALEGTRNILNQVNATPSVKRVVLTSSVVAIYGDAADAVLTKNGIFTEEYWNTSSSLKHQPYSYSKTLAEQEAWKLQKAQQRWDLVVINPSFVMGPSLSNRKDGESTDFMIQMLSGNFKTGVPNMTFGLVDVRDVAEAHILAGTKASASGRHITCNRSHTMLEIAKILKQEFGTKFKLPSSELPKFLLYIVGPLMGGLSWKFISGNVGFPLNFDNSYSQKDLGLTYRKIAETLKDHADQLIESGHVKLT
- a CDS encoding sialidase family protein encodes the protein MIQVVFLLFVVMTSTYAQKNPHKNITIGTSYEPNEPTIAIHPKDPNILLGGSNIFNLYRSEDGGKSWEEKTLRSTYGVWGDPVIIADTAGNFYFFHLSNPEDGNWIDRIVCQKTEDNGKSWTNGSYMGLNGTKAQDKHWAVVDPRTNYIYVTWTQFDKYGSTNPNDKSSIMFSMSKDEAKTWTTAKKINEVDGDCIDSDNTTEGAVPAIGPNGELYVAWAGPQGLVFDRSLDGGKTWLDKDVLVDPMPSGWDYAVPGIYRCNGLPITACDISGGAHNGTVYINWTDQRNGADDTDVWLAKSEDQGKTWSKPIRVNNDKPGNQQFFTWMTVDQTTGYLYFVFYDRRGLKGEQTNVYMARSIDGGQTFVNFKINDKPFYPNKGIFFGDYNNIAVQGDVIRPIWTRLDDMQLSIKTAIVDITAIPDKNSQVANVTTPELEDTTKTAVSPLDPNTLFISFKIPKKSKLTLHLYNEKGRRLKPIFRCKSFEFGKHIEKLNIPDLKLKKGNYTYQLKHKRKILKERKFEVL